CCAGAAAACTATTTGTGTTATGATGTTTTGCTTTGTTTCTAAGAATAGTTTGAAGTACATTCGATTATAGACGTGTTTATCTTCAAATcatattggataaaataaaatagtTCTGAGATAATTCCTCATTGTTGGTGCTATTGTTTCAAGATCTTTGTGACATCTTGTTGGTTGTGTTCGAATGTTCTTCTCTTTGGCGATAATGTGAGTATTTACTATTGCAAATTTATTTTATTTGATTACGGATTTGACATTTAAGTATGTTTGCTCTTTTTGCTATCACTGACTATGGGTTTTGTGAACTTGTGTATCAGGCCTGACTTTAGGCAATTGCATACGGTGCCATAATACAGGGCACGACAATTTTTGGGGCCCAATTTTAAGTCCAATGCATATATAAGATTTACCCAACTAACTTTTAACAGTGTTAAATCTCCTACAAAAGCACTCCTGAGCAGGATTACAGTGACACTATCATTGACTATTTCTGTATTAGATTAGGATATTGAACCTGAGCAGGATACTAAAGCTTGTGaagatgaagaaggttttgatagTTCAAAGAACAACACTTTAATGTCAAGAAATTACTCCGGTGAGAATTAGAGTTGACTTTGAATAATCTAGTTGACTTGAAAGAAGAAACTGAATAACTAGTGAGAATAAACTTTCCAACAATCAGCAACAATCATCAGGATACAAAAATCAATGTATTGCGTAAATGCTAGTTTTAACTGTAGATGTGCTACATCATATATGTAGATACATTCACAATCAGTAACCAAGATAAAAAAAGGATTAAGCGGAAATAATCAAGCTAAAAACttgtgaaaataaactttccaaagAACAGGAAGTAGCATAGTAGAGTACacataaaatatttaaaaatcaaAGTACCCAACAAAAGGAACTAAATTAGAATCCTACTTTAACATAGTACTACATATTAGACAACCGAATCACATAACCATCCAAGATGTGTAGCATAGCACCAAAAAACCATATGATTGTTGCATAAAGGATAACAGATAGCAAAAACCATTGAAACCTGAAAGCAAAACACACGACACCATTTCTTAAGAGACTTGTATATCATGAACAAACCCCTGCAACTTGGGCAATATTTTTTGTGCTGATGTGGCATCCTTCAATGTTTTCACCTCCTACATGTTATCATACAGTTTATAAAGAACATTAGCCCCCGCTTTTTCATCATATGATATATAAAGTATAGAAACAAGTAAATGATAGATGGGATACAAGAAATTGTTGATGGTGAAACAACCTTGCGTGAGTATATGGAGACAACGGCATTTGGAGAAGCACCTAGAAAAAAGTTTTTGACTTGTCTTGGGATCTTTACTTTCTTTTTTCCTTTCTCCTTCCGTGGAAAAATCTTGAGACTCATTAACTTACCAAATGAAGAAGGTAGATCCGAGAGTTCGTCCACATATGACTTAAGAATCTGAAAAACATTATATAAATCAGAATAAGTGGCATGAAGTGATTGGAGTGCTGTTATATAAATGCACGTATAAACATTAAAGACCAAATACCTCTACGATTTCCAATCCAATCGTAAGATATTTGACATTGTGGAACTGTTGAAGAATCTTAATAATTGCATCACCATCATCTTCCTCATATGGACACATATAGAAATCCACTCTCTCCAAACAAGACACACCATTTGCAATAAAGTTTTCAAAACATGGAACTTCATACATCAATGAGGACAATTCTGGTGCATAAACCTTAAGACGACCTTGGCAGTCTACAACAGTGAGATTCTTTAGGTGAGGTGCAACCACATTAGCAAAAGAATACAATCCATTCTCGGGCGTTAGATTAGAAAATTCAGAAAGTGAAATGAAAGGATTATGATCGTGTATGGAGCACTTAAATAAGGTAAGATTCTTCAAGTTTAGGAACTTAGAGAAAAGACCACCATACTCGTCAGGATTTTGGTTATCAAGAATGACATTTTCAAGATGCAACGATGTTAACGCTGGTAGGTCCATAGATGATTTGATTTCAGGTTGATTAAGATATCTAGTAGTACTAATAAAAGTGAGATCTTTGAGAGACCGGGACATAAAAAGAAAATTAGGTATTTTGTTATGCCATCCACCCGACCATATAATAGTCATCTTTTGGACATTGTGGGAAAAGGCATAGTCGACAACAGTTTTGACAAACGCTTGACTAAATTCTCCAACACTAAGTTCAACCGACGACAACTCTATTTCATTATTGCGGGAAGAGAGATAACGAGTGACCTCATGAGGTCTTGAAGTAAAATAGTCACTGGATAAATCAAAAAGTGGGATTGACTTCCAAATAGTCTTCCATCTAGATGACAGAATACTAGTTCTAACTGCTTGTTTGGTGTCGTTGTTATAAGAGAGGATTTTGATGACGAGATCGTCTGACAAGCTGCTTAGTCTATCGTCTTTTGTATTCATTCTCACTGTATTGTATCACAGTCCAAAAGCTGCAAGTTATTTATAACATCAAGCAAAAATCAGTACACAAAATATAGAAATAAACAGGCTGTTCCAAAAAAATATAGAGATAAACAGTATGTACCGTACTAACTATGGCTAACGGGTCGAGTTGGGTCAAGTATCAAACGTATTTGGGTCGAAACAAGTCAAGAGTCAAAATGGATCAGCTTTTAAACAGGTCGAACTGTTGGTTGAGACCCGGTTGGTTCATCTACCTACCTCTACATGAACTCACAATTAGATTCTAAATCTAAGAAAACAAACATAATAGCTCTgagaaaagataaactttcatattTCAACTAACACGAAAATTCCAACAATTTACCCTAATTTCGgtttataatcatttaataatcaGCTAGACATAATACTTAAGAACCCAACAAAAACACGCGATTAGTGATTACTTAAGTAATCATAACCAAAATAATTAACGATAACGCCACCATTCCAACATTATGTCCTAATTTCGTTTATAGTTCAAATTTCTAAGAAACGAAGTCGGTAAATGGATATATTATAAAGCCGTGAATCACAGTTGCGTAATTTAAAACAAAGAGAATGAAAGATAAGTAAACTTACGAGCAGATGTGAGTTGCAGATTTCTATCTCAGAATGATATCGTAATAATTTAGGGAAAATAAACCCCAGATGCTTTGGGGAAATAAACCTTGTGCGTAAGCGTTGGCAGTAAGGTGGATCTAATTTTTCATTCTATCGACCCATTGAACCCATTGGACACATTTGACAAATCTAAATTTTAGAGTGATTGGGCTTTATTAGTACCtgcttctatttttattttttttgaacagTACTACGAGATCACTCAGAGAGATTTAACCACTCACATGTTCATTTcttgcagttgcataacccgccctaaACTATTGGCCAGGAGGAAACCCGACATAATCCGAGGGCATGCCCCTCCCCCACTGCTCCCGCAACGTGACGTCTAGAAGACACCCTTTGTTAGAATTCAAGGTAGATGGGCAACTTTGTGTGCAATGATGCACTTCACGGGATTCGAACTTGTGACCTCTTGCTAAAAGAGGCAGACCATTACCACATGAGTTAAACACAATGTTAGTACCTGTTTCTTTTTAatcttaattatatataatatataaatatatacattatataattttttttataaaagacaAGATGTCGACATAATCATAGGAGAATTTACCATCTTCGCATCCatttgaagaaaaaaaaacttCACAAAAGATGGAAAAAATACGCTTGAAGAATAACATGCATCATGAGGAATGTCATCAGGAATTAACATTTATCGATGAATGTTATTTCTTATTTCTTCAAACGTTTTATGgataaaataataacatttatcacaaagtatttTTTAAATATTCATGTTTTTACCTAATCTtaatatttgtgaaaaagaaaaaaaaattactttcTCATTCCCAAAAAAGTGCCCTCTCCCTTTAAGTATATTCATGTTTTCACTTAATCTTATTTTATCTACACGGTTGTAGACGGAATAAGATATTATTTTATCTTATATTTTTAGAAAATTAACAATGTGCAGTAAAAACTTCTGCAAACACACAAACATATAAAAATAAGATATGGAGACTACAAAAATAAACTAAACAAAGTTGttcagaaaaaataaataaaataaaatatacttCGTAAAATAAAAAGATTTTCGGAGGATAAATAATAAGCCGTACATTGTTCACCACGTCTATCGGTAACAAACTCCAACACCATACCACATGGGATCCACCTGTCATTTTTTAATTTTTaactttaattttaaaaatatttaaatttaatgttataaaaataaaaatactagaccTGGCAATTGTGACCCATAAACTCAAattcgggtcaaatgggtcaaactttcaggtcaattgggtcttgagaaaaattaagccttacaatgtaaatcaaaacttaaaaaaagatCCAAATGAGTTTCTCTCCAACCTATTGAGTCCTATACAAAAAATGAAGGAACGGGTCTAATGGGTATCAATACTCAAAGATCAATAAATAGAAATGGGTCTAATGGGTTTTGTGAATGGGTCGAGTACAAAAATTTTCATCCGTAAAAAATTTATGAAAGCATTCAtagttatatcatttattatgtatattcatagttcttatgtatatataatcaataataataactgCCATTGGGGCTTTGCCTCAGTGGTCTAACGCCTGGGGGTGTTAGGTGAGTAGAGACCCGGGTTCGAGTCTCGCTTGCGCCAAGGGGGTTTTCCCCGCCTTAACCTGTGAGACCTCGGTCTCTCTGCCCTCTGGTTACGGTCCGGTTTCCTCCTCTGACTGCGTGTGTGCTAACCACTAACCTGCGAAGCTAacgtgccgttcaaaaaaaaaaaaaaaaaatcaataataataactaaaataatgtaataaatgtaaaaaaacgatgtaacccatttgacccatttgacccaactgacctgtgacccgtttcgacccgttacccaaaccgacccagcctgacccattttgacccgtttaaaaaactgacccgtttgacctatgacccatttcaacccaaaactattttgacctgttacccaaaccgacccaacctgacccgtttgccaggcatAAAAAAATACTATCCAATatgaattatataaataataaacaaaTACTGTAATATAGTAGATAtagatatttataaataaatcgagtAATTAAATAAATGTAAACCACCTATACATATACCCCCTACTATATCTATCAACAATCTATTCTATCTATTTCCTATCAtctttatcattttatcattttatctAAATCTCTAAACAACACTTGTACGCCATTAACATTAATCACTCATATACACCAACACGAATCCACCTCAGATCCTTAATCTCCATACGATTCATCAGTAAGTAGCCATTTATCAATTTCATTTCATCGATTTTTTGAATTAATTGTTCATTCGAATTGATTGATTAATGGATTGATCGATTCTCTGTTGATGAATTTGTAGCTACGAAACATCATGTCTCAATCACAATCGCAATCATCGGCGATAGATGATTCATTTTCCGATGGCTCTGGTGTCGGCACCGGTGAGATCATGTTGTTTGGTGTCCGAGTGATAGTTGATCCGATGAGGAAGAGTGTTAGTATGAACAATTTATCACAATACGTACAACCTGCAATTCAACATGAATCTTCTAATAACAACATCGATGTATCCGCTGCCGTTGCTGCCGCCGTAGACAACGGTTACGCCTCCGCCGATGACGCTGTTCGTAACCAGGCCGGTGGTAGTAGAGAGCGTAAACGAGGTCAGATCTCACATCATCTATATAATCTCTATTGACTATTGGtcaaatatatattaaatttatgtgtatattgtatattgtatattgTTACGTGTTCGTTTGTTATAATTTAATTGATTGAGCCGAAGAATATGAGTAATTGTTGATAAGCTAGATAGCCTAGATTCTGTTTTGTAGTACTGTAGTGAGCTAGGGTTTGCTGTTTATCAATTCATTTGCTAGTAGTTTCATCTCAAGTTTGACTTATTTGAATTAATTAGGGTAAAATACTAATTGTTTTGTTATTGAAAATGTATAGGAGTGCCATGGACTGAGGATGAACACAAGCTGTTTCTTCTAGGTTTACAAAAAGTAGGAAAAGGAGACTGGAGAGGAATTTCAAGGAATTTTGTTAAGACTCGTACACCTACTCAAGTTGCAAGTCATGCTCAGAAATACTTTCTTCGACGTAGCAACCTCAATCGCCGTCGTCGCAGATCCAGCCTCTTCGATATCACTACTGATTCAGTgagtttttatatctgtaaatcttTTTGAAATCAATCAGCATGCGTTATATGCATAAACTAAGTATGATAGTACATTAGATTAGATTGATGTATGTAGCCTGTTTGCATTGGAATGCAATTAGTATTCATGAAAATTACAACTTGCTGTAACTAATAGATTTGTGAATTATGATTAGGTTGCTGCAATATCAACGGAA
This window of the Rutidosis leptorrhynchoides isolate AG116_Rl617_1_P2 chromosome 7, CSIRO_AGI_Rlap_v1, whole genome shotgun sequence genome carries:
- the LOC139857276 gene encoding transcription factor MYB1R1-like; the protein is MSQSQSQSSAIDDSFSDGSGVGTGEIMLFGVRVIVDPMRKSVSMNNLSQYVQPAIQHESSNNNIDVSAAVAAAVDNGYASADDAVRNQAGGSRERKRGVPWTEDEHKLFLLGLQKVGKGDWRGISRNFVKTRTPTQVASHAQKYFLRRSNLNRRRRRSSLFDITTDSVAAISTEEKQVHEDNKGQAVMQHSMTSSQQISPINGCTTTSFPAGPVLQPVQLQNPTQIMNFNNANQVNSGSTLVVHPVPVFPATNLSTRTDLNLNQTYETHPSLVSLNLSLSFNHDQSPERHSSSYQVMSGFNNGDSMIRVA
- the LOC139859059 gene encoding F-box protein At5g03100-like; its protein translation is MNTKDDRLSSLSDDLVIKILSYNNDTKQAVRTSILSSRWKTIWKSIPLFDLSSDYFTSRPHEVTRYLSSRNNEIELSSVELSVGEFSQAFVKTVVDYAFSHNVQKMTIIWSGGWHNKIPNFLFMSRSLKDLTFISTTRYLNQPEIKSSMDLPALTSLHLENVILDNQNPDEYGGLFSKFLNLKNLTLFKCSIHDHNPFISLSEFSNLTPENGLYSFANVVAPHLKNLTVVDCQGRLKVYAPELSSLMYEVPCFENFIANGVSCLERVDFYMCPYEEDDGDAIIKILQQFHNVKYLTIGLEIVEILKSYVDELSDLPSSFGKLMSLKIFPRKEKGKKKVKIPRQVKNFFLGASPNAVVSIYSRKEVKTLKDATSAQKILPKLQGFQWFLLSVILYATIIWFFGAMLHILDGYVIRLSNM